In Myxococcus stipitatus, the following are encoded in one genomic region:
- a CDS encoding AAA family ATPase, producing the protein MGLVGRIICISNQKGGVGKTTTAINLAASLASAERRTLLVDMDPQGNAGSGLGLKQDKLHGTIYDALLNGRPMKELFHPTELRYLQVVPATPDLTGAEVELVGQENREFRLRDALRPLASEFDYIIIDCPPSLGLLTLNALSAADSVLIPLQCEYYALEGLSQLTHTIDLVKQGLNPDLKMEGILLTMFDARANIAHQVVEEVRGYFKDQVFQVVVPRNVRLSECPSFGKPIILYDIKSKGCESYLALGRELMKRDAPKSPRRRVA; encoded by the coding sequence ATGGGCCTCGTGGGTCGAATCATCTGCATCTCCAATCAGAAGGGCGGCGTGGGCAAGACGACCACCGCCATCAACCTCGCCGCGAGCCTGGCCTCCGCTGAACGCCGCACGCTCCTGGTGGACATGGACCCCCAAGGCAACGCCGGCAGCGGCCTGGGTCTCAAGCAGGACAAGCTCCACGGCACCATCTACGACGCGCTCCTCAATGGCCGCCCCATGAAGGAGCTCTTCCACCCCACCGAGCTGCGCTACCTCCAGGTCGTCCCCGCCACCCCCGACCTCACTGGCGCCGAAGTCGAACTCGTCGGCCAGGAGAACCGCGAGTTCCGCCTCCGCGACGCCCTGCGCCCCCTCGCCTCCGAGTTTGATTACATCATCATCGACTGTCCGCCCTCGCTCGGCCTGCTCACCCTCAACGCCCTGTCCGCCGCGGACTCCGTCCTCATCCCCCTCCAGTGCGAGTACTACGCGCTCGAGGGCCTCTCCCAGCTCACCCACACCATCGACCTGGTGAAGCAGGGCCTCAACCCGGACCTGAAGATGGAGGGCATCCTCCTCACCATGTTCGACGCGCGCGCCAACATCGCCCACCAGGTCGTCGAGGAAGTGCGCGGCTACTTCAAGGACCAGGTCTTCCAGGTCGTCGTCCCGCGCAACGTGCGCCTGTCCGAGTGCCCGTCGTTCGGCAAGCCCATCATCCTCTATGACATCAAGTCGAAGGGCTGCGAGAGCTACCTCGCGCTCGGCCGGGAACTGATGAAGCGCGACGCCCCCAAGTCCCCCCGCAGGCGGGTGGCTTGA
- a CDS encoding ParB/RepB/Spo0J family partition protein: protein MVKADQKRALGRGLSALIPQAAPGKGNDAAANKAGVIKLPIESIHRDKEQPRRHFDEEKLKELTESIKAQGILMPILVRKDQDGYRIIAGERRWRASQAAGLKEVPVIIKEVTEVQAFELALVENLQRADLNPIEEAEGYKRLAEEFKLSQEQISQRVGKERSTVANALRLLALPADVKGMVADGSLSMGHARALLGVPRLPELQNLAKQVAEKKLSVRDTERLVQQSRSHGKKDAGKTPPKQSPQVKSLVEELQRRLGTKVRLTERSPGKGTIEVDFFSYDDLDRLLKLLRKE from the coding sequence TTGGTGAAAGCAGACCAGAAACGAGCCCTCGGCCGCGGGCTCTCCGCACTCATCCCCCAGGCCGCCCCTGGCAAGGGCAACGACGCGGCCGCCAACAAGGCCGGCGTCATCAAGCTCCCCATCGAGTCCATCCACCGGGACAAGGAGCAGCCCCGCCGCCACTTCGACGAGGAGAAGCTCAAGGAGCTCACCGAGTCCATCAAGGCCCAGGGCATCCTCATGCCCATCCTCGTCCGCAAGGACCAGGACGGCTACCGCATCATCGCCGGTGAGCGCCGCTGGCGCGCCTCCCAGGCCGCCGGCCTCAAGGAAGTCCCCGTCATCATCAAGGAGGTCACCGAGGTCCAGGCCTTTGAACTGGCCCTCGTCGAGAACCTCCAGCGCGCCGACCTCAACCCCATTGAAGAGGCGGAGGGCTACAAGCGCCTGGCCGAGGAGTTCAAGCTCTCCCAGGAGCAGATCAGCCAGCGCGTGGGCAAGGAGCGCTCCACCGTCGCCAACGCCCTGCGCCTGTTGGCCCTGCCCGCGGACGTGAAGGGCATGGTCGCGGATGGCTCATTGAGCATGGGCCACGCGCGCGCGCTGTTGGGCGTCCCCCGGTTGCCGGAGTTGCAGAACCTGGCCAAGCAGGTGGCGGAGAAGAAGCTCTCCGTGCGTGACACGGAGCGCCTGGTCCAGCAGAGTCGCTCCCACGGCAAGAAGGATGCGGGCAAGACGCCGCCGAAGCAGAGCCCGCAGGTGAAGTCCTTGGTGGAGGAGCTCCAACGCCGCTTGGGGACCAAGGTCCGGTTGACCGAAAGAAGCCCCGGAAAGGGCACCATCGAGGTGGACTTCTTCTCCTACGATGACCTGGACCGGCTGTTGAAGCTGCTCAGGAAGGAGTAG
- the bacM gene encoding bactofilin BacM translates to MALLGGKKDEAPSRPLFKREEESVSQRSGEVHTLLGKGSEFEGKLTFEGQVRIDGKFQGQIITKDVLVIGDGAKVQAEIQAGTVIINGQVEGNVKATQIIELKTPGRVKGNLETPSLSMDRGVIFEGSLKMENLGNASRPPPPGGEKK, encoded by the coding sequence GTGGCGCTCCTTGGCGGGAAGAAAGACGAAGCACCCAGCAGGCCTCTGTTCAAGCGGGAGGAGGAATCCGTGTCGCAGCGCTCTGGTGAGGTTCATACGCTTCTGGGCAAGGGAAGCGAGTTCGAGGGGAAGCTCACCTTCGAGGGGCAGGTCCGTATCGACGGAAAGTTCCAGGGGCAGATCATCACCAAGGACGTGCTCGTCATTGGAGATGGCGCCAAGGTCCAGGCTGAAATCCAGGCCGGCACCGTCATCATCAACGGTCAGGTGGAAGGCAACGTGAAGGCCACCCAGATCATCGAGCTCAAGACGCCGGGCCGGGTGAAGGGCAACCTGGAGACGCCGTCGCTGTCCATGGACCGCGGGGTCATCTTCGAGGGTTCGCTGAAGATGGAGAACCTGGGCAACGCGTCCCGTCCTCCTCCCCCCGGCGGCGAGAAGAAGTAG